TGAGTCTTGATGCGCCGGATCTTGAGACCTATCTGAAGGTCTGCCAGCCCAGATCACCTGCGCTCTGGGAAAAGATCAACGAGTCTCTATCCATAATGAAGCAGAAAAAATCAAGAACAGTCATCCGGACCACCCTGGTTAAAGGTGAAAATATGTTCAAGCCTGAAGCTTATGCCAGGCTTATAGAAAAAGCCTCCCCTGACTTTGTGGAGGTAAAAGCGTACATGCATCTGGGTTTCTCAAGGCTCAGGCTTGATCGCTCAGCAATGCCGACTCATGAGGAAGTTCTTGAGTTTTCGAAGGAACTTGCAAAGCATCTGGGATATAAGATCGCAGACGAATCCGAAATCAGCAGAGTAGTCCTGCTCTCAAAGGATGGGAACAAGTCTCCTGTTAGAAATCTTTCCTTTCCTGATTAATTCGTTCTTTAACTTCCTGAGTCTCTTAATTGATAGCCAGCAATTTGTGAGGTCGGATACAGGAAGATTTTTATATTAGTATGAATATATAAAATAAGTTAGGGGATAGAAACAAATATAAACTCAGGTTTCAATTAGCATATAATTCCGCCAGGGATTAATCCAATTTTATACTAATTGATACAGTTGAGAAAGATTATGTCTCATATCTAGTGATATCAACAGAGCACGAAGCAGAACAGGCTTACGCAATCAGGAGCTGTTTCTTACCGGAACTCTGGAATCCGGCTTTTCCGGGATGCGTATTGTTACTTTTCAGTTTTTCGTGTTCTAAGCGGTTTTTACATTTGGCTTTCGGTTGAGACGGGAACTCGCTGTGTGATTATCATTACATGTTCTATGAAAACCTTGTTAAGCTAACCGAAAAGCTAAATGAATGACAAACTGAGAAATAAAATTTATTAAGATTCCTATTAAAAGTTAAAATTGATTCAAATACAAGAAAACTGGAGTTTAAGCAGTTTTAGGCAATCCAATATTCAAGTTTAATCTGCCTTAAATTTATCAAACTCAATTAAAAAATATCTCAAATCAAATAGTAAAATTAGATAGTAAATTCGATAACGGATTCAATTTCAAATTACCAGAATATCAGATTTTGTTACTATCTTTACGGGGAACTTTTAAAATGACTGAACAATCGGCACATGAGAAATATGAATTTAAAAAGAAGCTTGAAAGCCTGAGGAATAAGAAGGGAAGAAGTACAGAGTTAATTTCGCTTTATATACCTCCTGACAAGCAGATTTTTGACGTTACAAACCAGTTGAAAGAGGAACACGGGCAGGCTGCAAACATCAAATCCAAACTCACCAGAACGAACGTACAGGGAGCTATTGAATCTCTTCTCTCAAGGCTCAGATACCTGGACAAGGTGCCTGAAAACGGAATAGTGTATTTCACAGGAGCTGTGGATATAGGAGCCAACAAAACGAGCATGGAAAGTGAAGTAATCGTCCCTCCGGAGCCCATCACTGTTTATAAATATCACTGTGACTCAAGTTTCTATCTTGAGCCCCTGGAAGAGATGCTCAAAGATAAGGGCACTTTCGGGCTTTTGGTACTTGACCGCAGGGAAGCTACAATAGGGCTTCTGGTAGGAAAACGAATCCAGGCTTTACGCAACCTGACTTCTACAGTTCCGGGCAAGCAAAGGAAAGGTGGTCAGAGTTCTCACCGTTTCCAGCAGCTCAGGCTCATTGCTATCCACGATTTCTACAAGAGGATAGGAGATGCTGCGAGTGAGATTTTCCTTGCGGTTGACCCTAAAGATCTGAAAGGTATCCTGATAGGAGGGCCTTCCCCTACGAAAGAAGAGTTCTACGCCGGAGAGTTCCTGCACCATGAACTTATGAAGAAGATACTTGGACTCTTTGATACGGCTTATACGGATGAATCCGGGCTTTCGGAACTGGTCAATGCTGCCGGAGATAAACTTCAGGATCTTGAGCTCGTTGGACAGAAGAATGCTGTCAGAGCTTTTTTCAAAGAGCTTATTGCCGATTCAGGCAAAGTAGCTTATGGGGAAACTCAGGTTCGGGCAAACCTTGAGATTAATGCTGTGGATGTGCTTCTGCTTTCCGAGGATTTGCGGGCTGAAAGGGTAACCACCACCTGCAGTGTTTGCGGATATGAAAATAAGTGGACACGGCGCTGGAAGCCCGGGGAACCCGCTCCTGCAGCAGGAACCTGTCCGAATTGTGGAGCTTCACTTGAAGTCACAGACGTTACTGATGTTGTGGATGAACTCTCAGCACTTGCTGACAAAAGCAATGCAAAAGTTGTTTTTGTATCTACGGACTTTGACGAAGGCTCGCAGCTTATGAACGCTTTCGGCGGCATTGCTGCAATCCTCAGGTACAGCACTGGGGTATAATCTCCCCAGCCTCCTACCCAATACTTTTTATCCAATACTTTTTTAATTAAACTGTCCTTAGGACATTTATCAAATATAGCAGGTTAAAATTAGCGAATTAAATTGTAAGCTAAAACCAGCAATTGAATTGTAAATTAATTTAATTAAATTATGAGTTAAAACTGTAAACGGAGTCCATAAATCAAAATTACCACATAATTCTCGTACTTTTTACAGGTGATTTATCTTGTTTCTGGAATTTAAAGCTCAGGCTACATCAATCTTAAAAGACGCTATTCGAAAGGCCGGACTTGAAATCGAAGATTCCGAACTTTATTTTGAAACCTCTTCTCACGCTGACCTTGCAAGCAGAGCCGCTTTCAGGCTGGCAAGCATGTACAAACAAAACCCGAAAGAGCTTGCGGCTCGTATCGTTTCTGCAATCGAAATTCCAGATGGTTCATATATAGGAGAGGTAAGTGCTTCTGGCCCTTACATTAACTTTTATGCAAGCAGGCACTATCTGGACAGCACAGTTACCACAATTCTGGAAGAGAAAGAGAAATTTGGCTGCGGGACCTCAAAAGGCAAAATCTTACTTGAACATACTTCAGCAAACCCAAACGGGCCGCTGCACGTGGGGCATATTCGGAATTCTATTATTGGAGATACCCTTGCCCGCATTCTCAGGCGAGCAGGATATGACGTTGAGGTACAGTACTATGTCAATGACATGGGCCGCCAGATTGCAGTAGTTTCCTGGGCGTGTGAACGCTTCAAGCTTGATCTTTCCAGAAAACCCGATGCTGCTATTGCCGATGTATATATAAAAGCTAATGTCGAGCTGGACAAAAACCCAGAATATGTAAAAGAAATTGATGCCCTTATGGAAAAGGTAGAAGCTGGGGATGTCAGGACAATAGATAGTTTTGATAAGGCAGTTTCCCTGGCGATTTCCGGGATTAAAGAAACCCTGTCTCGCCTGAACGTTGTCCACGACAAGTTTGTCAGTGAATCAACTTTCCTTAAATCTGGAGCTGTATATGACATTGTAGAGAGGATCAAAGCTACAGGAAGGACAAAAATTGATAAAGGAGCCCTTGTGGTAGACCTTTCGGACTATGGATTTGAGAAAACCCTTGTTATCCAGCGTTCAAACGGCACTTCCCTTTATACGACAAGGGACCTTGCCTACCACGAATGGAAAGCCAGACAGGCTGACCGCATAATCGATGTTCTCGGAGCTGACCACAAGTTAATCTCAGCCCAGCTCAGGGCTACTCTGAACGCAATTGGAGTTAAGGAACCTGAAATTGTAATTTTCGAGTTTGTTTCTCTTCCTGAAGGCTCTATGAGCACCCGCCGCGGGCAGTTCATAAGTGCAGATGAGCTCTTTGATAGGGTTACGGAAGCTGCCTTTGAACAGGTAGAAGCTCGCCGCCCTGAAACCTCCTACGAGTTCAAGAAACAGGTTGCGGAAGCAGTAGGAATGGGTGCAGTAAGATACGATATAGTACGGGTTTCACCTGAGAAGTCCACGGTTTTCAACTGGAAGGAAGCTCTTGACTTCGAAAAGCAAGGCGCTCCCTATATCCAGTATTCCCACGCCCGTGCCTGCAGTATTCTCGAGAAAGCAAAAGAAGAAGCAGCCTGGGACCCCTTAATAAAAATTGAGCCTGCTCTGCTTGTCGAGGATACTGAAATCGATCTCATAAAAAAGATGGCAATGTTTGACAGCATAATCGACCTTGGAGCCCGCGAATTGAAACCTCATGTACTTGCAATTTATGCCCGTGAACTTGCCGATGCCTTTAACCAGTTCTACCGCTTCGTCCCTGTAATTGCTGCTGAGGACGAGAAAATCAGGGCTGCAAGGCTGGCTCTTGTGGATTGTGCAAGAATTGTGCTTGCAAACTCGCTTGATACGCTTGGAATCGCAGCTCCTGAATCAATGTAAAGGATAGAATCCAGAAAAAGAGAGCTTAAGATTTCTCTATCCTTTTTTCTTTTCTTATTATTATCTCATTTCTCTATCCTTTTTTCTTATTATTTCCTTTGTTTACTTTCTTACCTTACTATTTGAGTATGATTCAGATACTTCTTGATGTCGTCTGGACTAATAACTGGTGGAAAACTCACATCTGCTTCCATATAGAGGAATTTGAGAAAAATATAAAATCTTTGCAGCAAAAATAACAATTTATAACTACGCTGCTTGATACAAAAATAACAGTTCATAACTGCTGCTGCTTGATATTATGACCACCATAAACGAAGCTTTTCGGATGTTCTTGGATGAACAGGAAGCCAGCTTGAAGCCTGATGTCTTCCTAGACTTTGAAGATGTGATCCTTCTCTATGAAGAATTCCTGGAATTCAGCGCCGAAGATTCCTTTTCCGAGGAAGACAGAGAGCTTTACTATGTCCAACACGAGCACGAGAATAAGAGTTACTGCGACATTTTCAGCCCTGAGCATCTTACCCCCTACGGAATTAAGAGTTTTCTCGATGATTACGTAGTTGAGGTCGGAGGAGGCAAGAAGCTAGTTGGAACAGCTGCCAGAGTCCTGGAAAAGTTCTTTGAGTGGGCTCTGGAAAAAGGTTTAATCGACGAGAAAGCTTTTGAAGTAAACAGTGAGCTTCTCAGGAAATATAAGAAAAGGTATTGAGTAGCTTGAGAAAGATAAATAGATGAGTATTTGCAAATAGAGGCTTATAATAAAAATCTGCTTCTCTTCTTTACTTTGAATTTTTACTTAAGTTTATTCCAATACTTATAATACTCGAGACTGTCTTACATATCAGGTATGCAGGAGATTATTTTTATTGATGGAGGCAGTATTCCCACGCCTGAAGGCATTACAAGGGAATGGGTAAAGACTGCGGCTGAGAATAGGGATGAGGATGAGAAACTTTTTTCCATGATCAGGGAAGCTTTCCGGAAGAAAATCGATGTGGGAGTGCATGTTCCCACTTATCCTCAGTTCAGGGATATGATAGGGCAGTTCCTTGATATCATCAAAGACGAAAAGAACTGTTATGAACCATATGTACTCAAAGAGGAAAATGCAAAAATCCTTGAAATGGAGATAATCGACGAAGTTGCGAAGCAGTACAGGGAAGAAACAGGAGAAACTCTTGAAGTCAGGGTTTGTGTCGCAGGTCCTACAGACCTCTACCTTCAGGCTTTCGGGGAAACGAATTATGTCGATGCGTATCACGTTCTTGCGCTGGATATTGAAAATTTCATAAAGCAGGCATTCGTGGCTGCGAAGAATTTCAAAATAAAGGTTATAGCCCTGGATGAACCAAGTCTAGGGATAAATGACAGAATCCAGTTTTCTGATGCTGATATTATATCCGCTCTCACCGTTGTTTCGACTTATGCAAGAAAGCAGGGAGTAGATGTGGAAATTCACTTGCATTCCCCGCTAAAATATAAGCTTGTTTGCGAGACGCCTATCAATGTTCTAGGTTTTGAATATGCGGCAACTCCTTCCTATCTGAATCTTCTGGATAAGCAAGTGCTTGAGGACTCAAATACTTACATTAGGCTTGGTGTTTCAAGAACTGATATTTCCAGCCTTATAGGCATTGTTAATGAAACATACGGGGTCAATGCCTGGAAAGACAGGGAATATATGCAAAAAATCGTTACAGACCTTGAAACCCCTGAGGTTATAAAAAAGAGGCTTGAAACAGGTTATTCCGTGCTCGGAGACCAGATAAAGTATGCAAGTCCGGATTGTGGGCTTGCTTTCTGGCCAGATCAGGAGCTTGCTTTTAAACTGCTTGAGAATACTGCAAAAGGTGTCAATGAATTTAATGCAGAAAATGTAAGGCAGGAAGAATAATCTTTTCCTGAATAATTTAATAGCCGGACGAAAACTTAGTTTCTTAAATTTTTCATTTTATTTATTTGATTTTTTTTCTTTTTCTAGTATTGTTTTCTTTTTTATTTCTCCAATTTTTTCTTTTTTACAGGATTGTTTTCTTTTTATTTATTCGGTTTTTTTCCTTTTCTACCAGTATTTTTTCTATATTTTTACTTTTTTTCTGTCCTTCCAATAACGCTAAATCCTTACAGGTCTACTAAGAGGACATGGAAGAAATCATCTTTGACGATATTGGAAGTTATCCCCTTCCTGAAGGAGTTAGTAAGGAATGGATCCAAAATGCCTTTAAAACAAGAGAAGAAGATGAGAAACTCTTTACGGTTATCAATGATGCCTTTCAGCAGAAAATAGATGCAGGTGTGGATGTTCCTACCTATCCGCAGTATCAAGATATGAACGAGCAATTCCTGAAGGTTATCAGGGATTCTAACTGCTGTGACAGCCCTTTTGAGGTGAAACTTGAATGCGCCAGGATTGAGGAGCTTGAGGCAATAGAGAAGGTTGCAAAAGCCTATAAAGAGCAGTTTGGAGAGACACTTAAGGTCCGGATCTGTGTAACCGGTCCGACTGAACTTTATTTGAGAGAATTTGGAGGCACACAGTACACGGATATTTATTCTCTTCTTGCAAAAAGCGTGAACAATTTCGTTAGAAACTCCATGAGATCTGCAAAAAATTTCAAGATTACAACGGTTTCTATTGATGAGCCAAGTATCGGGTTGAACCCCGAGATAACTTTTGATGAAAATGATATTATCTCGGCTCTTACCAACGCTTCAAAGGCGGCAAGTAAATGGGGAGCCGACGTAGAGATTCACCTTCATTCACCTCTCTACTATAATCTTGCCTGCGAAGCTCCCACAATAAACGTTATAGGAGTAGAATCTGCAGGCACGCCTTCCTATCTGGAACTCATAGACAGGAAAATACTGGAAGACACGGATTCTTTCCTGAGACTCGGGATTGCAAGAACTGATATCTTCACTCTGGCAGGAGTCCTTAATGAAATGTACTGTACCAATGTCTGGAAAGACCAGAAATATCTTTCGGAGATTGTTAGCCAGCTTGAGACCCCGGATACTATAACCAAGAGGCTCAGGGTCTATTACAGGCGCTTTGGCAATCTAATAAAATATGTGGGTCCTGACTGCGGGCTGGGCTCCTGGCCTAACCAGAGGATGGCTTTTATCCTGCTTTCCAATGTAGCTCAGGGTATAAGAAATTTCAAGGGTTTTCTCTAATCCTGAACTCTTTAATTAGCTTTTATATGAAATAAATTTCACGAATTCCTGTATTGCAAGGTTTGCAGCCTGAGATATCAGGCTCCATTTTTCCTTCCAGTGGAAATTACACTAGAGATAGGATTTCTTAAAAAATAGCCGACAGATGTCAAAGCACAGTGGAAATAAAGGGGTAATTTTTATTATCTATTTTTATAATTATTTTTCCCAGGGTTTATTCGTCTTTACTTATCTCTTCTGATCATTTATCGAGTCTCCCATGCCTTCTATCGATCTCGTCCATCATATCCAGCATCTTTCTAATCGCAGTTCGGATAGCGTCAGACTGGCTGACAAACTTCTTGTTATCTCCTACATGCCTGTTAAGGTCATCCAGAAGTTCCTGAGGAATTTCAACGCTTACTTTTGGCATTAGAGTTACACCTATTCAGATTTTTTATACATTGAAGTTGATTAAGCAATTAATTTATTTCTAAATGTATTGCTCTTTTAATGAGATAAGATTAAATAAACCTGTTTAATGAGCTGTTGAGTTGAAAATTCGACTTGAAATGAACAGATTTACTATTCATGATCATATATTCTTTGATATTTTTGCACCAAACAATATGATAGCTGGATACTGTAATTTCACTGAGAAAAATCTAATAAAATGCAGGCTTTTAAAGCAGAAAATTCCAATAAAAAAGATGATAGTAGCGGGCCCGAAGGGATTTGAACCCCCGGCCTATGGATTAAGAGTCCATCGCTCTGCCTGACTAAGCTACGGGCCCATGCATTGTTATTCTCATTGAATGAGCGACTCTCAAAATGTATCTTTAAATATTTATAAGTTTCGGCACAGGCTTTTATCTCTCAAATCTTTCCATAATTGAACCCGAATTTATAGAACTTATTCAGATTTCTCAGGAAAACTTGCTTTATAGAAATTTTTACCTTTAATATATAAATATCTTTTATTGTAATCCATTTTATTTTTTATAGAAATTGATCTTACTTAAGTATCTTTGAGATTGAAAATCAGAAGTCTGAAAACCATGCACTATATTTTCTTAACTCCATTATTTTTCTTTTTTTAGAGATATTAATGCAAAACGTTATATACAAGCGAATATGAGTATGACCAATTAATTGACTTATCCGAAGCTCTGTTGGGGATTAGTTAATCAAATAGATTAAGTAGAATTTGTACTTCCTGAATTTGGGTTCTCAAGTTTGGCTTGTTAAGTACTTTTTTTACTCTTTTCTGTCGATAGAGCTTTCTTAAGCCGATTAATAGAAGTTAAAGGAATGAATGTAATGTTTAAAGATGAAAATACTTCTGTGCCCGTTGAAGAGGGCGAAACCTACGATGTAACTATTCAGGATATTGCGCGCCTGGGAGACGGCATTGCCCGTATCGAAGGTTTTGTAGTTTTTGTCCCGAATACCAGTGTTGGCGATGAAGTCCGGATTAAAGTAGAAAGAGTGCTTCCCAAATTTGCGTTTGCGAGCATTGTCGAGTAAATGCAGGGAAATAAAATCACATTAAATTAAGGTAAATTAAAGGAATGGTTTTCATGTTTAGAGAAGAAATTCGCTCAATTCCTGTCGAAGAGGGCGAAGTTTACGATGTAACAATTCAGGACATTGCTCGTCAAGGAGATGGCATTGCTCGCATTGAAGGTTTTGTTATCTTTGTCCCGGGCACTAAAGTCGGTGACGAGGTTCGGATTAAAGTCGAAAGAGTACTCCCCAAGTTCGCATTTTCAAGCGTTGTCGAGTAAATGCAGGGAAATAAAATCACATTAAATTAAGGTAAATTAAAGGAATGGTTTTCATGTTTAGAGAAGAAATTCGCCCAATTCCTATCGAAGAGGGCGGAATTTATGATGTAACAATTCAGGACATTGCTCGTCAAGGAGATGGCATTGCTCGCATTGAAGGTTTTGTTATCTTTGTACCGGGCACCAAAGTTGGCGATGAAGTCCGGATTAAAGTCGAAAGAGTGCTTCCCAAATTTGCGTTTGCGAGCATTGTCGAGTAAGTGTAGGGAAATAAATTATATTAACTTTAGTTATTGGGATGATTTTTATGTTCAGAGGCGAAAGTAGCTCTGTTCCTGTCGAAGAGGGCGAAGTTTACGATGTAACAATTCAGGACATTGCTCGTCAGGGAGACGGCATTGCCCGCATTGAGGGCTTTGTTATCTTTGTCCCGGGCACCAAAGCTGGCGATGAAGTCCGGATTAAAATTGAAAGGGTTCTCCCTAAATATGGTTTTGCAAGCCTGGTTGAATAAACAGGATGCTCCAAATGAAAAAAGCAAGACTGAGGAATCAATAATTCTTCAGTCTTTTTACTTCTTTCATCTTATTAATTAATCTCCGGAACTTTAAGGCTTGGAATTACTTTTCTTTAATCTGTTCCTTGTTTTGATATAACTAGATATTCTCAGTATATTTTTGGTCTATTGTATTGTTCTCAATTCTTTTTGACCGGATTATTTTTTTGTTTATTTTTCAGTTCAATTGTATGTTTTATTTATTCATGGCTTCTGATAGTGAACATTCGATGCTATTATATAATAGATATTCAATCTATTTTGAGAACTCAATTGACAAAATTTTGTAAATGCTTTACAGAACAGGTATTTGCTTTACATCTGTAGCCGGGAAAAACAGCCCGGAGTGATTTCTAATGAGTCGTTTTATCAAGTACCACCCCAGGTCCAATACTTACGTGATTGAAAAACGAGCTTTTTTTGAAGAGGATCTTACTCTGGACGGCAATGTAATTGTCGGGCAGGAAGTAAAATTCTGGAAGAACTTCACAGTGACCGGCAGGCTTGAACTCGGAAAAGATTCGATTGTTAGGGGTAATGTAAAAGCCAGAAGTGCTCTTATTTGCGCCGGGGCAAAAATTCTGGGCAGTATCGAAACAGTTTCTGAGCTTGTCCTTCTTGATAGGGCTAAAATAAATACCGCAGCCTGTCAAGGAGATATCCGCGCCAGACCTGGATGCTCTCTCAACTCAGTTAAAGCAGACGGTACGCTCGAACTCATTGGAAAAGTTAATGTCGGGAAAGTAGAGCCGTTAACCAAAGTAATTATTCGGGCTGAAGAATCGGGATTTTCCAGCAGTACTTAATGTTTTTTCCCTCTTTTCATTCTTTTCGTATCTTTTTATTCCGTTTGTATTTTTGTACAGCGGTCTTATCCCTTTCCATCAAGCCGTAAAAGTTTATCTTTTGAACCTCTCTTCTTCGAGAAGTTTCAGGACACGGTCCCTTAAACTGTTAACCTCAGGACTTGTCCTGCGCCGTGGGCGAGGCAGGTCTACGGGCACAATCTCTTTTATTCTTCCAGGTCTTGTGGTCATGACCAATATCCTGTCTGAGAGAACAACCGCCTCATCCACACTATGGGTCACAAAAATGCAGGTAATGTGTTTCTGTTCCCATATCTTCAGGAGTTCGTCTTGAAGAATATTTCGAGTCTGGGCATCCAGTGCCCCAAAAGGCTCGTCCATAAGAAGCACTTCAGGTTCATTAGCAAGAGCTCTTGCAATTGCAGCCCTCTGCTGCATGCCTCCGGACAGCTCATAAGGATAGCTATTTTTAAACTGTTCCAGGCCTACAAGATCGATATACTTCTCCGCATGCTTCCGAGCTTCAGCTTTACTAATTCCCTGCATCTCTAGCCCGAAAGTAACGTTATCAATGACTGTTCTCCAGGGAAACAGGGAATACTGCTGGAAAACCATACCCCTCTTGGGATCAGGACCAGTTATAGGGACTCCATTGAGTGTGATTTCTCCTGAAGTCTGGGTTTCAAGTCCTGCAATAATACGAAGCAAGGTAGTTTTCCCGCAGCCAGACGGTCCAAGAATGCAGATAAATTCGCCATCTTCAACATCAAAGCTCACATCGCGTAGAGCTTCCGTAACGCCATTACCCTCTTTTTTAGTAAATATACGTGAGACATTTTTTATACTTACTCTGCCCATTTTATACCACAGTTCCTGCTGTCCATCTAAGTAATTTTGCATCTACATAGTATCTGAAGAAGCGGTCAATTAAAAGGCCTACGAACCCAAGCAGAAGCATGTAAACGAGCACGAAATCCATCCTGTGCAGGTAGTAATTGTGCCAGATCTGATATCCAAGTCCGTTATCGCTAACTCCGAACATTTCCGCTGCTACAAGGCACATCCAGCCTACTCCCATGGCTATCCTTATTCCTGCAGCAATTGAAGGCATAGCTGAAGGAATTGCAATGTAACGTATAAGATCCAGATTCCGAGTACACCCAAGAACCTTTGCTGCCTCAACATAAACTTTCGGGACGTTTTTAAAACCTGTGTAAGTATTGATAATAATAGGAAAGACCATTCCCACAAACACAACGAAACCTGCAGCCTGGCGAGTAAGCCCAAACCACACGATTGCAAAGGGAATCCAGGCAAGGGGAGGAATCGGGCGCAGAATTTCGATTATAGGATCGATCGCCCTATCTGCTTTTCTGAACCATCCCATAGTTATTCCGAGTGGAATTCCTATTGTAAACGCAGCTATAATACCAATTGAGAAATGAACCAGACTTGTCAACGTATCTGTGTAAATTAGCCCGCTTTCGACAATAATAGTGAAAGAGTTTACTACATCAAAAAAGCTGGGCAGAAGAAACTTATTCTGTACTATTCTATCCGCTACAAGCTGCCATATTGCAACTGCGATTATGAGAGACAACGCTTCAATGGCATTCTCTTCTATTGTTTTTATGAAACGGTTCTTCATGTCTAATTAAAAAGAGTTCTTACTTTTTTACCTTTCCGGCAGACATCATTTCTCAGAAAAAAGAAAAGTTAAGGTTGCCACTATATAAAACAGAGACAACCGAATTTATTTTAACTTATTCTTGTTCCTGAGCCTGTTTTTCACTCATAACTTTCTCATAGAAGCTTGTATCAAAGATATCTTCCTTTGTCAGGGATTTTGGAATAATACCAAGTTCATACTGAGTGTTTGAGTAATTGACAGCCGAACTTTCAATCAATGCAGGATCTGTAATCCACTCTCCATCCCATTCTTCAAGAGATGTCTTTACAGTCTCAAGGTTCTCTGTGGTTTTATTTGAATAAATCTGAGCAGCTTCGTCTACATTTGCCTGGTTGTACTCTGTTGCTTTAATATGGGTCCTTACAATCTGCTCCACAATCTCCGGGTGTTCCCTGATAAGTTTTCCACTTACGACAAGTACACAGCAGGAGTGATTTGCTTCCATCTCTCCAGATTGCACTATAGTACGCCCGTTACCTTCCCTTTCTATAACCGTTGGGGATGGGTGAGGCAAGAAGACAGCATCAACCCGTTTAGCCGAAATAGCGGTGACGGCATCTCCTGGAGTCATTCCGAGAATTCTCACATCTTTCTCAGCATCAAGCCCGTTTTCACGGAGCCAGTTCTTTAGCAGGGTATCCTGAATCGTTCCTGGCGGGAAAGTAGCTATCGTAAGTCCTTTTAAGTCTTCAGGGCTTTCATATTCGTGTTCGGGTCGAAGAACAAGACTTGAGCCGTTTATCTGTACGGGCGTAACAATCTTTGCGTCAAGTCCTTCGCTGAGAGCTGCAACCACAGGGGCTGCCCCGACATAAGCGACATCCAGATCTCCAGACATCATAGCTTGCATCTCAGGGGCTCCTGTCGGGAATTGATATTCGTTAATTTTTTCAATTCCATATGGTGCAAGGTCTTCTTGCCACCATCCTTTCTCAGCCGCAGTCATGTATGCGATCTGGTGGGTACTCGGCT
The Methanosarcina thermophila TM-1 genome window above contains:
- the prf1 gene encoding peptide chain release factor aRF-1; its protein translation is MTEQSAHEKYEFKKKLESLRNKKGRSTELISLYIPPDKQIFDVTNQLKEEHGQAANIKSKLTRTNVQGAIESLLSRLRYLDKVPENGIVYFTGAVDIGANKTSMESEVIVPPEPITVYKYHCDSSFYLEPLEEMLKDKGTFGLLVLDRREATIGLLVGKRIQALRNLTSTVPGKQRKGGQSSHRFQQLRLIAIHDFYKRIGDAASEIFLAVDPKDLKGILIGGPSPTKEEFYAGEFLHHELMKKILGLFDTAYTDESGLSELVNAAGDKLQDLELVGQKNAVRAFFKELIADSGKVAYGETQVRANLEINAVDVLLLSEDLRAERVTTTCSVCGYENKWTRRWKPGEPAPAAGTCPNCGASLEVTDVTDVVDELSALADKSNAKVVFVSTDFDEGSQLMNAFGGIAAILRYSTGV
- the argS gene encoding arginine--tRNA ligase, which gives rise to MFLEFKAQATSILKDAIRKAGLEIEDSELYFETSSHADLASRAAFRLASMYKQNPKELAARIVSAIEIPDGSYIGEVSASGPYINFYASRHYLDSTVTTILEEKEKFGCGTSKGKILLEHTSANPNGPLHVGHIRNSIIGDTLARILRRAGYDVEVQYYVNDMGRQIAVVSWACERFKLDLSRKPDAAIADVYIKANVELDKNPEYVKEIDALMEKVEAGDVRTIDSFDKAVSLAISGIKETLSRLNVVHDKFVSESTFLKSGAVYDIVERIKATGRTKIDKGALVVDLSDYGFEKTLVIQRSNGTSLYTTRDLAYHEWKARQADRIIDVLGADHKLISAQLRATLNAIGVKEPEIVIFEFVSLPEGSMSTRRGQFISADELFDRVTEAAFEQVEARRPETSYEFKKQVAEAVGMGAVRYDIVRVSPEKSTVFNWKEALDFEKQGAPYIQYSHARACSILEKAKEEAAWDPLIKIEPALLVEDTEIDLIKKMAMFDSIIDLGARELKPHVLAIYARELADAFNQFYRFVPVIAAEDEKIRAARLALVDCARIVLANSLDTLGIAAPESM
- a CDS encoding methionine synthase produces the protein MQEIIFIDGGSIPTPEGITREWVKTAAENRDEDEKLFSMIREAFRKKIDVGVHVPTYPQFRDMIGQFLDIIKDEKNCYEPYVLKEENAKILEMEIIDEVAKQYREETGETLEVRVCVAGPTDLYLQAFGETNYVDAYHVLALDIENFIKQAFVAAKNFKIKVIALDEPSLGINDRIQFSDADIISALTVVSTYARKQGVDVEIHLHSPLKYKLVCETPINVLGFEYAATPSYLNLLDKQVLEDSNTYIRLGVSRTDISSLIGIVNETYGVNAWKDREYMQKIVTDLETPEVIKKRLETGYSVLGDQIKYASPDCGLAFWPDQELAFKLLENTAKGVNEFNAENVRQEE
- a CDS encoding methionine synthase — encoded protein: MEEIIFDDIGSYPLPEGVSKEWIQNAFKTREEDEKLFTVINDAFQQKIDAGVDVPTYPQYQDMNEQFLKVIRDSNCCDSPFEVKLECARIEELEAIEKVAKAYKEQFGETLKVRICVTGPTELYLREFGGTQYTDIYSLLAKSVNNFVRNSMRSAKNFKITTVSIDEPSIGLNPEITFDENDIISALTNASKAASKWGADVEIHLHSPLYYNLACEAPTINVIGVESAGTPSYLELIDRKILEDTDSFLRLGIARTDIFTLAGVLNEMYCTNVWKDQKYLSEIVSQLETPDTITKRLRVYYRRFGNLIKYVGPDCGLGSWPNQRMAFILLSNVAQGIRNFKGFL
- a CDS encoding ribbon-helix-helix domain-containing protein, which produces MPKVSVEIPQELLDDLNRHVGDNKKFVSQSDAIRTAIRKMLDMMDEIDRRHGRLDK
- a CDS encoding TRAM domain-containing protein — protein: MNVMFKDENTSVPVEEGETYDVTIQDIARLGDGIARIEGFVVFVPNTSVGDEVRIKVERVLPKFAFASIVE
- a CDS encoding TRAM domain-containing protein; the protein is MFREEIRSIPVEEGEVYDVTIQDIARQGDGIARIEGFVIFVPGTKVGDEVRIKVERVLPKFAFSSVVE
- a CDS encoding TRAM domain-containing protein, encoding MFREEIRPIPIEEGGIYDVTIQDIARQGDGIARIEGFVIFVPGTKVGDEVRIKVERVLPKFAFASIVE
- a CDS encoding TRAM domain-containing protein; the encoded protein is MFRGESSSVPVEEGEVYDVTIQDIARQGDGIARIEGFVIFVPGTKAGDEVRIKIERVLPKYGFASLVE
- a CDS encoding bactofilin family protein is translated as MSRFIKYHPRSNTYVIEKRAFFEEDLTLDGNVIVGQEVKFWKNFTVTGRLELGKDSIVRGNVKARSALICAGAKILGSIETVSELVLLDRAKINTAACQGDIRARPGCSLNSVKADGTLELIGKVNVGKVEPLTKVIIRAEESGFSSST